A part of Candidatus Anaeroferrophillus wilburensis genomic DNA contains:
- a CDS encoding GNAT family N-acetyltransferase encodes MTVEAGYVPGLIGRVVAMHADYYHQHWGFGSYFEAKVAAGLGEFVGRFDQERDALWSVVQNGSVEACLAIDGLRAVEQGAHLRWFIVSDTLRGHGMGWLLLQRAMEFCDRKGYQSLYLWTFAGLDAARHLYEKAGFRLVEECWGEQWGTKVMEQRFVRQAGQGLGCLPPV; translated from the coding sequence ATGACCGTTGAGGCTGGTTACGTTCCCGGGCTTATTGGCAGGGTGGTGGCAATGCACGCTGACTACTACCACCAGCACTGGGGTTTTGGTTCCTATTTTGAAGCCAAGGTGGCTGCCGGCCTGGGGGAGTTTGTCGGCCGTTTTGACCAGGAGCGGGATGCCTTGTGGTCTGTTGTGCAAAACGGCAGCGTTGAAGCCTGTCTGGCCATTGATGGCTTGCGGGCCGTGGAACAGGGTGCCCACCTTCGCTGGTTTATCGTTTCAGATACGTTGCGTGGTCACGGTATGGGGTGGCTGCTGCTCCAGCGGGCGATGGAGTTCTGTGATCGCAAAGGATATCAAAGTCTCTACCTGTGGACTTTTGCCGGCCTTGATGCCGCTCGGCATCTCTATGAAAAGGCCGGTTTCAGGTTGGTGGAAGAGTGCTGGGGGGAACAGTGGGGAACCAAAGTCATGGAGCAGCGCTTTGTCCGACAGGCTGGGCAGGGGTTAGGTTGTCTTCCCCCGGTGTAA
- a CDS encoding MFS transporter, producing the protein MEDTLRKFPPASLAWTIWGLGAALYLIGFFQRVAPAVMTAELMQHFQISATGLGSLSAFYFYSYVAMQTPTGILADLWGPRRLLSFGALVAGVGSFVFGVAPTFAWASLGRLLIGGSVAVAFVGMLKVASHWFAPRQYATASGLALFCGIIGAVFAGVPLRLLVNAIGWQPVMLATGCLTLLVAAAIWWVVRDDPADKGYASHAHQPEVSGSPRQGVLAGIREIFRYPNTLLLCLVPGGVVGCVLTFSGLWGVPFLTTHYGMSPAQAAALTSSLLVAWAVGGPVFGGLSDRIGKRKPLYVLGCWLVAGSWIIIIFVPAMPLFLLITMLLVAGFASGCMIIGFAFVKESVPAHLSGTVSGVCNMGVMSGPMLLQPAVGLVLDRYWGGEMINGIKIYSLTAFRYGFSLMLAWALLGCILIFFTRETNCKQHR; encoded by the coding sequence ATGGAAGATACCTTGCGAAAATTCCCCCCGGCCTCACTTGCTTGGACAATCTGGGGGCTGGGAGCGGCTCTTTATCTGATCGGTTTCTTCCAACGGGTGGCACCGGCGGTGATGACAGCCGAACTGATGCAGCATTTTCAGATCAGTGCCACCGGCCTCGGGAGTCTTTCCGCCTTTTACTTTTACAGCTATGTCGCCATGCAGACCCCCACCGGTATTCTTGCAGACCTCTGGGGACCCCGCCGGTTGCTCAGCTTCGGGGCTCTTGTGGCTGGGGTGGGCAGTTTTGTTTTCGGTGTTGCGCCAACATTTGCCTGGGCAAGTCTCGGTCGTTTGCTGATCGGCGGTTCGGTGGCGGTTGCATTTGTGGGCATGCTGAAAGTAGCCAGCCATTGGTTTGCCCCCCGCCAGTATGCCACGGCATCCGGTCTGGCGCTTTTTTGTGGGATTATCGGTGCTGTTTTTGCCGGTGTGCCATTGCGGTTGCTGGTCAATGCCATCGGTTGGCAGCCGGTGATGCTGGCCACCGGCTGTCTGACGCTGCTGGTGGCGGCGGCTATCTGGTGGGTGGTTCGTGATGATCCGGCGGACAAGGGTTATGCCAGTCATGCCCACCAGCCAGAAGTATCCGGCAGTCCCCGTCAAGGGGTGCTGGCCGGTATCCGGGAAATCTTCCGTTATCCGAATACGCTGCTGCTTTGCCTGGTTCCCGGTGGTGTCGTGGGCTGCGTACTGACCTTCTCGGGTCTCTGGGGAGTCCCATTTTTGACCACCCATTATGGCATGTCTCCGGCTCAGGCGGCGGCGCTGACTTCCTCCCTGTTAGTGGCCTGGGCGGTTGGCGGTCCCGTATTCGGAGGACTGTCGGACCGGATAGGCAAACGCAAGCCATTGTACGTCTTAGGCTGCTGGCTGGTGGCTGGTTCCTGGATCATAATTATTTTTGTACCTGCCATGCCGCTTTTTCTATTGATAACGATGCTGCTGGTGGCTGGTTTTGCCTCCGGCTGCATGATTATCGGTTTTGCTTTCGTTAAAGAATCGGTGCCGGCCCATTTGTCCGGGACGGTCTCCGGGGTCTGCAATATGGGGGTGATGAGCGGCCCCATGCTCCTGCAGCCGGCGGTGGGCCTGGTGCTTGACCGTTACTGGGGAGGTGAGATGATCAACGGAATAAAAATCTACAGCCTGACCGCTTTTAGATATGGTTTTTCCCTGATGCTGGCCTGGGCCCTGCTGGGCTGTATCCTGATCTTTTTCACCCGTGAAACCAACTGTAAACAGCATCGATGA
- a CDS encoding cold-shock protein, whose product MAEGTVKWFDSSKGFGFIAQDDGPDIFVHFSAIKTDGYKTLDEGARVKFDVVEGQKGPAADNVVTL is encoded by the coding sequence ATGGCAGAAGGAACGGTAAAATGGTTTGATTCTTCGAAGGGTTTTGGCTTTATTGCACAGGATGATGGTCCGGATATTTTCGTCCATTTCTCCGCAATTAAGACTGATGGCTACAAAACACTTGATGAGGGCGCCCGGGTTAAGTTTGATGTTGTTGAAGGCCAGAAAGGCCCGGCGGCTGACAACGTTGTCACCCTGTAA
- a CDS encoding cytoplasmic protein translates to MLKNDLILRNPLNVLGGQSEDVIEPGQLGAILSRAGVGKTSMLIQIALNALLRQKNVLHVSFEDPVRKVNLWYKEVVQDLADQYKIEQTEALWETILPHRFIMTFANDGFSAARLEERVNELLDQDIFTPQVLLVDGLPFVPEMRTQLKEMKDLAARHGMQVWFTVRIHRHEQPTEDGLPVQLQDVDDLFNVLLLLQPDGKDIYVKALKGQGDACADTSLQLDPATMLLKIK, encoded by the coding sequence ATGTTGAAAAATGATCTTATTCTCCGCAATCCGCTGAATGTCCTTGGCGGCCAAAGTGAAGATGTTATTGAGCCCGGTCAGTTAGGTGCCATTCTGTCCCGTGCCGGAGTGGGGAAAACCTCAATGCTTATCCAGATAGCGCTCAACGCCCTGCTGCGTCAGAAAAATGTGCTGCATGTCAGCTTTGAAGATCCGGTTCGCAAAGTGAATCTCTGGTATAAAGAGGTGGTGCAGGACCTGGCTGATCAGTACAAAATTGAGCAGACCGAAGCCCTTTGGGAAACCATCCTGCCGCACCGTTTCATCATGACTTTTGCCAATGATGGGTTCAGTGCCGCCCGCCTTGAAGAGCGGGTCAATGAGCTCCTTGATCAGGATATTTTCACCCCCCAGGTGCTCCTGGTTGACGGCCTTCCCTTTGTGCCGGAAATGCGGACGCAGCTTAAAGAGATGAAAGATCTGGCTGCCAGACATGGCATGCAGGTCTGGTTTACGGTAAGGATTCATCGCCATGAACAGCCCACTGAAGATGGTCTGCCGGTGCAGTTGCAGGATGTTGATGACCTGTTTAACGTCCTTCTGCTGTTGCAGCCGGATGGCAAGGATATTTATGTCAAAGCTCTTAAAGGGCAGGGTGATGCGTGTGCCGATACCTCACTCCAGCTTGACCCGGCAACCATGTTGCTGAAAATCAAGTAA
- a CDS encoding elongation factor G, protein MKKDLQKVRNIGISAHIDSGKTTLTERILFYTDRIHAIHDVKGKDGVGATMDSMELEKERGITIASAATFCEWQDHEINIIDTPGHVDFTIEVERSLRVLDGAVLVLCSVGGVQSQSITVDQQMKRYKVPSIAFINKCDRSGANPLRVITQLREKLGHNAVAMQLPIGLEADFEGVVDLVTMKAIYFDGANGEQLRIEEIPASLVAEAEEKREELIDAASIFSDDLTEAILEEQDIPAEMIHAALRKGAMTREITPVFMGSAYKNKGVQPLLDAVNSILPCPADVDNEALDLDKDEEPVVLSSDDKKPVVALAFKLEDGPYGQLTYIRVYQGTIAKGDTVINVRSGKKIKIGRLVRMHANQMEDIDSLSSGYIGALFGVDCASGDTFVAPGLNLTMTSMFVPNPVISLAIMPKDNKAQVNMSKALNRFSKEDPTFRTYVDDETNETIIEGMGELHLEVYVERMRREYAAEVETGQPRVAYRETITRKAEFNYTHKKQTGGSGQYGRIAGYLEPAVDEDFIFESQIVGGSIPTQFIPACEKGFRACLKKGPKMEYPVTGVKVVINDGASHSVDSSEMAFQAAARGAFLEGYAKAGAAILEPIMKVVVETPTEFQGSVMGTINQRRGIILGTQDEGHMCVVESQVPLAEMFGYSTVLRSSTQGKAQFTMEFSTYKKVPQAIGEELAKKYAESKKDVA, encoded by the coding sequence ATGAAGAAAGATCTGCAAAAGGTAAGAAACATCGGTATCAGCGCCCATATTGACTCGGGTAAAACAACCTTGACAGAGCGTATTTTGTTCTATACCGACCGCATTCATGCGATTCATGATGTCAAAGGCAAGGATGGTGTCGGGGCAACCATGGACTCCATGGAGCTGGAAAAGGAGCGGGGTATTACCATTGCTTCGGCGGCGACCTTCTGTGAGTGGCAAGATCACGAGATCAATATTATTGATACCCCCGGCCACGTTGACTTTACCATTGAGGTCGAGCGTTCATTGCGGGTTCTGGATGGTGCGGTCCTGGTCTTGTGTTCCGTTGGCGGGGTGCAGTCGCAGTCCATAACTGTTGATCAGCAGATGAAGCGCTATAAAGTTCCCAGCATTGCCTTTATCAACAAATGCGACCGGAGCGGTGCCAATCCCCTGCGGGTTATCACTCAGCTGCGGGAGAAACTGGGACACAACGCGGTGGCCATGCAGCTGCCCATTGGCCTGGAAGCCGACTTTGAAGGTGTGGTCGATCTGGTGACCATGAAAGCGATCTATTTTGATGGTGCCAACGGCGAGCAGCTTCGTATCGAAGAGATTCCCGCTTCCCTGGTTGCCGAAGCCGAAGAGAAACGTGAAGAACTTATCGATGCCGCTTCCATCTTTTCCGATGATTTGACCGAAGCGATTCTTGAGGAACAGGATATTCCAGCGGAGATGATCCATGCCGCTCTGAGAAAAGGTGCCATGACCAGGGAAATCACGCCGGTATTCATGGGTTCCGCCTATAAAAACAAGGGGGTGCAGCCGCTCTTGGATGCGGTTAACTCCATTCTTCCCTGTCCCGCAGATGTTGACAATGAGGCCCTTGATCTGGATAAGGATGAGGAGCCGGTGGTGCTTTCCAGTGACGATAAAAAACCGGTGGTCGCCCTGGCCTTCAAGCTTGAGGATGGACCTTACGGTCAGTTGACTTATATCCGGGTGTACCAGGGGACGATTGCCAAGGGAGATACGGTGATCAACGTGCGGAGCGGAAAAAAGATCAAAATCGGTCGCCTGGTGCGGATGCATGCCAACCAGATGGAGGATATCGATTCCTTGTCGTCAGGGTATATCGGCGCACTGTTCGGCGTTGACTGTGCTTCCGGTGATACCTTTGTTGCCCCCGGTCTTAACCTGACCATGACCTCCATGTTTGTCCCCAACCCGGTTATTTCCCTGGCAATAATGCCCAAGGACAACAAGGCCCAGGTTAATATGTCCAAAGCACTGAACCGCTTTTCAAAGGAGGATCCCACCTTCCGCACCTATGTGGATGATGAGACCAATGAAACCATTATCGAAGGCATGGGGGAGTTGCATCTCGAAGTCTATGTGGAACGGATGCGGCGTGAATATGCCGCCGAGGTGGAAACGGGGCAGCCCCGGGTTGCCTATCGGGAAACCATTACCCGCAAGGCCGAGTTCAACTATACCCACAAAAAGCAGACCGGCGGTTCCGGTCAGTATGGCCGGATTGCCGGTTATCTGGAGCCGGCGGTTGATGAAGATTTTATCTTTGAAAGCCAGATCGTCGGCGGCTCCATTCCAACCCAGTTCATTCCCGCCTGTGAAAAAGGCTTCAGGGCCTGTCTCAAGAAGGGGCCGAAGATGGAATATCCGGTTACCGGAGTGAAGGTGGTGATCAACGATGGTGCCTCCCACTCGGTTGACTCTTCGGAAATGGCTTTTCAGGCGGCAGCTCGCGGCGCATTCCTTGAAGGATATGCCAAGGCTGGAGCAGCAATTCTGGAGCCGATCATGAAAGTGGTGGTGGAAACTCCCACTGAGTTCCAGGGGTCGGTGATGGGAACCATCAACCAGCGCCGGGGCATCATTCTCGGTACTCAGGATGAGGGACACATGTGTGTGGTGGAATCCCAGGTTCCCCTGGCGGAGATGTTCGGTTACTCCACCGTCCTGCGTTCTTCCACTCAGGGTAAGGCCCAGTTTACCATGGAGTTTTCCACCTATAAAAAGGTTCCCCAGGCGATTGGCGAAGAGTTGGCCAAGAAATATGCTGAATCGAAGAAAGATGTTGCCTAG
- a CDS encoding FAD-dependent oxidoreductase, which translates to MAGNFSYDMGIIGGGAAGLTIAAGSAKLGAKTLLVEKESQLGGDCLHYGCVPSKALIKTAQVYHQMKDVQRYGVPPVVLPEITFSRVAERIRNVQAAIQHHDSPERFCSLGVQVEIGVPEFVDEHEIRLNGKQYTARNWVIATGSAAAVPPLPGLASTPFITNRELFSLEKLPTSMIILGAGPIACEMAQAFNRLGTKVTIIQRSHQILSNEDKDMADGVMAVLAAEGVRFLLETQVQQVENLGAARQVTVAAKDGSVRKIQAETLLVALGRTANVSGLGLEQAGVVFDHKGIKVDSRLRTNHKHMYAAGDVVGTFQFTHAAGYEGGIVVSNAIFHLPRKADYTWMPWCTYADPELAGIGMNEKAAAAAGINYTVWRESFADNDRSIAEGNPTGGIKMLLDEKEKPLGIQIFGPRAGDLLGEWVAVVNGGVKLATLAGAVHPYPTLGEINKRVVGSFLASKIFSETVKKGLKFIFNLKGRACDVDLLE; encoded by the coding sequence ATGGCCGGGAATTTTTCCTATGATATGGGCATTATCGGCGGCGGCGCAGCCGGTTTGACGATTGCCGCGGGCAGTGCCAAGCTGGGTGCAAAAACGTTGCTGGTGGAAAAGGAATCGCAGCTGGGAGGTGATTGCCTCCATTATGGCTGCGTGCCCAGCAAAGCCCTGATAAAAACCGCCCAGGTTTACCACCAGATGAAAGATGTCCAACGATACGGTGTGCCGCCGGTGGTGCTGCCGGAGATTACGTTCAGCCGGGTTGCCGAGCGTATTCGCAATGTCCAGGCAGCTATCCAGCACCATGATTCACCGGAACGGTTCTGTTCTTTGGGGGTGCAGGTTGAGATTGGCGTCCCGGAGTTCGTTGATGAGCATGAAATACGCCTTAACGGCAAGCAGTATACAGCCCGCAACTGGGTGATTGCCACCGGTTCAGCGGCTGCTGTTCCGCCGCTTCCCGGTTTGGCATCAACCCCGTTCATCACCAACCGTGAGCTGTTTTCCCTGGAGAAACTGCCGACTTCGATGATTATCCTGGGGGCCGGTCCCATTGCTTGCGAAATGGCCCAGGCATTCAACCGGCTGGGAACGAAGGTTACCATAATCCAGCGCAGCCATCAGATCCTCAGTAACGAAGATAAAGATATGGCTGACGGGGTCATGGCTGTCCTGGCTGCCGAGGGCGTCCGGTTTTTGCTGGAGACCCAGGTGCAGCAGGTGGAAAACCTTGGTGCAGCGCGGCAGGTAACGGTGGCAGCAAAGGATGGCTCGGTCAGGAAGATTCAGGCTGAAACCCTGCTGGTTGCCCTGGGCCGGACCGCCAATGTCAGCGGCCTGGGGCTGGAGCAGGCCGGGGTTGTTTTCGATCACAAGGGGATCAAAGTAGACAGCCGTCTGCGCACAAATCACAAGCATATGTATGCTGCCGGCGATGTGGTTGGGACATTTCAGTTTACCCATGCCGCCGGGTACGAGGGGGGAATTGTTGTCAGTAACGCCATTTTCCATCTACCCCGCAAAGCTGATTATACCTGGATGCCCTGGTGCACCTATGCCGATCCTGAGTTGGCTGGTATCGGCATGAATGAGAAGGCAGCGGCGGCGGCCGGCATCAACTATACTGTGTGGCGCGAATCTTTTGCTGATAACGATCGCAGCATTGCCGAGGGCAATCCCACCGGCGGGATAAAAATGCTCCTGGATGAGAAGGAAAAACCCCTGGGAATCCAGATTTTCGGCCCCCGGGCCGGCGATCTGCTGGGCGAGTGGGTGGCGGTGGTCAACGGCGGGGTCAAACTGGCTACTCTGGCTGGAGCGGTTCATCCGTATCCCACCCTGGGGGAGATCAATAAGCGGGTTGTTGGCAGTTTTCTGGCCAGCAAGATTTTTTCAGAGACGGTGAAAAAAGGGCTGAAGTTTATCTTCAACCTCAAGGGCCGGGCCTGTGACGTTGACCTGTTGGAATAA
- a CDS encoding patatin-like phospholipase family protein, whose product MKNKWNDGQLKTVKPRIGLALGSGAARGWAHIGVINELESLGIVPDIVCGTSIGALVGGLYVGGYLEQLTEWLLQLERKEIIKYLDIGLLTGGGFVEGRKLIDFFRHYLGDTAIEDLPRQYACVATDLGSGREVWFQQGPLLEAIRASIALPGIFTPVYLNDQWLVDGGLVNPVPVSLCRALGAEIVIAVNLNGDLVSRQLCMISDKDNDALQPVSAEATLLEKLSGELKHRADALVSQWFEPKRPTPGLFDVLASSIAIMQLRLTRSRMAGDPPDIILAPRVAHIGLLEFDQAGEAIKAGQRSVSTMLPALKNLVGQ is encoded by the coding sequence ATGAAAAACAAATGGAACGATGGCCAGCTGAAGACAGTAAAACCCAGAATCGGTCTGGCACTGGGCAGTGGTGCCGCCCGCGGCTGGGCCCATATTGGCGTCATCAATGAGCTGGAGTCGCTGGGTATTGTCCCCGATATTGTCTGCGGCACCTCCATCGGTGCGCTGGTTGGCGGCCTTTATGTAGGCGGTTACCTGGAGCAGTTGACCGAATGGCTCCTGCAGCTGGAACGCAAGGAGATCATCAAGTACCTTGATATCGGCCTGCTCACCGGGGGCGGGTTTGTGGAAGGCAGAAAACTGATCGATTTTTTTCGCCATTACCTGGGCGACACCGCTATCGAAGATCTACCGAGACAGTATGCCTGCGTGGCCACCGATCTGGGCAGCGGCCGGGAGGTCTGGTTCCAGCAGGGGCCCCTGTTGGAAGCCATCCGTGCTTCCATTGCCCTGCCGGGGATTTTCACCCCTGTGTATCTTAATGACCAATGGCTGGTGGACGGCGGCCTGGTCAACCCGGTACCGGTTTCCCTCTGCCGGGCTCTGGGGGCTGAAATCGTCATTGCGGTCAACCTCAATGGCGACCTGGTCAGCCGCCAGCTTTGCATGATATCGGACAAAGATAATGATGCTCTGCAGCCGGTCAGCGCTGAAGCAACGCTGCTTGAAAAACTTTCGGGAGAACTGAAACACCGGGCTGACGCGCTGGTTTCTCAATGGTTTGAACCGAAACGGCCAACTCCGGGACTTTTTGATGTTCTGGCCAGTTCCATCGCCATCATGCAGCTCCGACTAACCCGCAGCCGGATGGCCGGTGATCCACCGGATATCATCCTGGCACCCCGGGTTGCCCATATCGGTCTGTTGGAATTTGACCAGGCCGGGGAAGCAATAAAAGCCGGCCAGCGGAGTGTCAGCACGATGCTCCCCGCCCTGAAAAACCTGGTCGGCCAATAA
- a CDS encoding DUF814 domain-containing protein, producing MTPYSPPALHLHEYELPGGWVVLAGRSDADNDRLSLKMANPDDWWFHVRGMPGSHVLLRHHPGEDADRRVLKQAAAIAAYHSKARNGGVVAVSCTKARYVTKPRGAKPGTVQIRKEIIFKVKPEIPPTGKE from the coding sequence ATGACACCCTATTCTCCGCCTGCTTTACATCTCCATGAATATGAACTGCCTGGCGGCTGGGTGGTATTGGCCGGCCGCAGCGATGCGGATAACGACCGGCTGAGCCTCAAGATGGCCAACCCTGACGATTGGTGGTTCCATGTGCGCGGCATGCCCGGCAGCCATGTGCTGCTTCGGCACCATCCCGGGGAGGATGCCGACCGCCGGGTACTGAAACAGGCGGCGGCCATAGCCGCCTACCACAGCAAGGCCAGAAACGGCGGCGTGGTGGCGGTTTCCTGCACCAAGGCCCGCTATGTCACTAAACCCCGGGGAGCAAAGCCGGGAACCGTTCAGATCCGCAAAGAAATCATTTTTAAGGTAAAACCGGAAATACCGCCAACAGGGAAGGAGTGA
- a CDS encoding DUF2892 domain-containing protein, with the protein MKREHIIRAVAGTLILLSLLLGYLHTAWWHLFTAFVGLNLLQSAFTKWCLMEDILNKFSIGKP; encoded by the coding sequence ATGAAACGGGAACATATCATCCGCGCCGTTGCCGGCACCTTGATTCTGCTGTCTCTGCTGCTGGGCTACCTGCACACAGCCTGGTGGCATCTCTTTACCGCCTTTGTCGGCCTGAACCTCCTGCAGTCCGCCTTTACCAAATGGTGCCTGATGGAAGATATCCTGAACAAATTCAGCATCGGCAAACCATAA
- a CDS encoding response regulator encodes MKETILIVDDNLDNVELLRKRLRSMDYETIEGYDGEQAVQLTREHRPDMVLLDVMMPKLDGFEVCEILKQDEATRHIPILMLTAKREIPDKVKGLGLGADDYVTKPFNFQELLARIKSLLKIRREHQKQVELERQKALDQMVEGVAHEVRNPVVSIGGFARRILDELPDDDRKKKYAQVILKETERLERMVKDIFDFKMVPNGTREHEDIHLLLDNALHHLDALLAENNVAVTRNFGSDLPAVVVNRNNMTIAFIQVMTNAIEAMPQGGELTISTAAAENVQVRVVIADTGHGMADKDLESIFDPFYTTKMSGAGMGLPLVRKIIDDNHGLITVESKVGEGTRVSIILPGENQTS; translated from the coding sequence ATGAAAGAAACAATTCTGATTGTTGATGACAACCTCGATAATGTTGAGCTGCTACGCAAAAGGTTGCGGTCCATGGATTATGAAACCATCGAAGGGTACGATGGTGAGCAGGCGGTGCAATTAACCCGGGAACACCGACCCGACATGGTATTGCTTGATGTCATGATGCCGAAGCTGGATGGTTTTGAGGTCTGCGAGATATTAAAGCAGGATGAAGCCACCAGACATATTCCCATTCTGATGCTGACCGCCAAACGGGAAATACCCGACAAAGTCAAGGGCCTAGGGCTTGGTGCCGACGATTATGTTACCAAGCCATTCAATTTCCAGGAGCTGCTGGCGCGAATTAAATCGCTTTTGAAGATCAGACGTGAGCACCAGAAACAGGTGGAGCTGGAGCGGCAGAAGGCTTTGGACCAGATGGTTGAAGGGGTGGCCCATGAAGTGCGTAATCCGGTGGTTTCCATCGGCGGTTTTGCCCGCCGGATTCTCGATGAATTGCCGGATGATGACCGCAAAAAAAAATATGCCCAGGTTATTCTTAAGGAGACGGAACGTCTGGAGCGGATGGTCAAAGATATCTTTGATTTCAAGATGGTTCCCAATGGTACCCGGGAGCATGAAGATATCCATCTGCTGCTGGATAATGCTCTGCATCACCTGGATGCCCTGTTGGCAGAAAACAACGTTGCGGTTACCAGGAATTTCGGCAGCGATCTGCCGGCAGTGGTGGTGAACCGCAATAACATGACCATTGCTTTTATCCAGGTGATGACCAATGCCATTGAAGCGATGCCCCAGGGGGGCGAGTTGACCATCAGCACCGCAGCTGCAGAGAATGTACAGGTGCGGGTGGTCATTGCCGATACCGGTCACGGCATGGCTGACAAGGATCTGGAGAGTATCTTTGATCCTTTCTATACCACGAAAATGTCCGGTGCCGGTATGGGGCTGCCGCTAGTGCGTAAAATCATCGATGACAACCACGGCCTGATTACGGTGGAAAGCAAGGTGGGGGAGGGTACCCGGGTCAGCATTATCCTGCCGGGGGAGAATCAGACTTCCTGA
- a CDS encoding response regulator yields MADKEKPVIMVVEDNEDNRDLIIKVLGRQGYEMVGVDDGNEALAKLDLVLPDLILMDINLPGMDGYEVTRRIRSSEMHRSIPIVALTAHAMQGDEAKSLAAGCDAYVAKPINVRTFPLTVARILEQKKR; encoded by the coding sequence ATGGCCGATAAAGAAAAACCGGTAATCATGGTAGTGGAGGATAACGAAGATAATCGTGACCTGATTATCAAGGTGCTTGGCCGCCAGGGATATGAGATGGTTGGCGTCGATGATGGCAATGAGGCCCTGGCCAAACTGGATTTGGTGCTTCCTGATCTCATCCTGATGGATATCAATCTGCCGGGCATGGATGGCTATGAGGTAACCCGGCGTATCAGGAGCTCAGAGATGCATCGTTCCATCCCGATTGTCGCATTAACCGCCCATGCCATGCAGGGGGATGAAGCCAAGAGTCTGGCTGCCGGCTGTGATGCCTACGTCGCCAAGCCCATCAATGTACGTACCTTTCCGCTGACTGTTGCCCGGATTCTGGAGCAGAAAAAACGATGA